One window of the Peptacetobacter hiranonis genome contains the following:
- a CDS encoding DegV family protein, with the protein MSKVRIVTDRASDLPDNIAAKYGIEIAEMDVAFGDDVYYGGKGITIEDFYARMKKEKELPKTSCPSPDKFLEIYKKDDSDVLVLTLTSKLSATYNCAVLANDMYNEEEHTNRVKIIDTMSGSIGQGILAVYAAQLAEMGKNIEEIAEEVEKLIDNTKFIGVLQTLENAIKGGRISRLAGSIINTFNFKALVQIDDGLVKPFDKARGENGSMKKLVDLFLEGASDTENKTLFIGHSNCLAKAEKVRDMILERKSYKEVVFCGIGTVMGTYTSDGCVLLNAIELPEMINA; encoded by the coding sequence ATGAGTAAAGTTAGAATAGTTACAGATAGAGCATCTGATTTACCAGATAATATAGCAGCAAAATACGGAATAGAAATAGCAGAAATGGACGTTGCATTTGGCGATGACGTATATTATGGTGGAAAAGGAATTACTATAGAAGATTTTTATGCAAGAATGAAAAAGGAAAAAGAGCTTCCAAAAACATCTTGTCCATCACCGGATAAATTTTTAGAAATATACAAGAAGGATGACAGTGATGTATTAGTTCTTACATTAACATCAAAACTTTCCGCTACATACAACTGTGCGGTGCTTGCAAATGATATGTACAACGAAGAAGAGCATACAAATAGAGTAAAAATAATAGATACAATGAGTGGATCTATAGGGCAGGGGATACTTGCTGTATATGCGGCTCAGTTAGCAGAAATGGGTAAAAATATAGAAGAAATAGCTGAAGAAGTGGAAAAACTTATAGACAATACTAAATTTATAGGTGTACTTCAGACATTAGAAAATGCAATAAAAGGTGGAAGAATAAGCAGATTAGCTGGAAGTATAATAAACACATTTAACTTTAAAGCACTTGTACAAATAGATGATGGTCTAGTAAAACCATTTGACAAGGCTAGAGGTGAAAATGGAAGTATGAAAAAATTAGTTGATTTATTCTTAGAAGGTGCTTCAGATACTGAAAACAAAACATTATTTATAGGTCATTCTAATTGTTTAGCAAAGGCTGAAAAAGTTAGAGATATGATATTAGAAAGAAAGAGTTATAAAGAAGTTGTATTCTGTGGAATAGGTACAGTTATGGGTACATATACTTCTGACGGATGTGTGTTATTAAATGCAATAGAGCTTCCAGAAATGATAAATGCATAA
- a CDS encoding DMT family transporter, translating to MGDRKKGITLVLIATTFWGMMGINSRTLSLAGLSAMDIAFIRCSIAGVLFTIYMLIRKPEELKQKLSGILVGCLYGVVCFVLGFMTYNVSVERVPISVATVLMFTNPIWVSIFGAVVFKDKMTKKKVLVICMCIVGCICISDVMSTGGANLDVIGIAAGLINGMTFAMQIIIPRFFEGKYSKDAILVYGFISSTVVLSFFTDFSNIAAAVTGPNSMVVIANMLAISVLSTFIASTFYVKSTEYIETQVTSILVSLEPILGSIFAFFIFGETMSQTQLLGAAIVILAACILETDLSKITEKIMLPFSSKQIK from the coding sequence ATGGGTGATAGAAAAAAAGGGATCACATTGGTTCTAATTGCCACAACATTCTGGGGAATGATGGGTATAAATAGTAGAACATTGTCATTAGCTGGTCTTTCTGCTATGGATATAGCATTTATTAGATGCTCTATTGCAGGGGTATTATTTACAATTTATATGTTAATTAGAAAGCCAGAGGAATTAAAACAGAAATTATCGGGAATACTTGTAGGTTGTTTGTATGGAGTAGTTTGCTTTGTATTAGGATTTATGACTTACAACGTATCTGTTGAAAGAGTGCCGATATCAGTGGCTACAGTGCTTATGTTTACAAATCCAATATGGGTGTCTATATTTGGAGCGGTTGTATTTAAGGACAAGATGACTAAGAAAAAAGTATTAGTTATATGTATGTGTATAGTTGGATGTATTTGCATATCAGATGTAATGTCTACTGGTGGGGCAAATCTTGATGTTATAGGTATAGCTGCAGGTCTTATAAACGGAATGACTTTTGCTATGCAGATAATAATACCAAGATTCTTTGAAGGAAAATACTCAAAAGATGCGATACTAGTGTACGGATTCATATCAAGTACTGTTGTACTATCATTCTTTACAGATTTCTCAAATATAGCAGCTGCTGTAACAGGGCCAAACTCAATGGTTGTAATAGCTAATATGCTTGCTATATCAGTACTTTCAACATTCATAGCTAGTACATTCTATGTTAAGTCAACAGAATACATAGAAACTCAGGTTACAAGTATATTAGTATCACTTGAACCGATACTTGGAAGCATATTTGCATTCTTCATATTTGGAGAAACAATGTCTCAAACTCAGCTACTTGGTGCAGCCATAGTAATACTTGCTGCATGCATACTAGAAACAGACTTATCAAAAATAACAGAAAAAATAATGCTACCTTTCTCAAGCAAACAAATAAAATAA
- a CDS encoding hemolysin family protein, translated as MYKQIIFQIVLIMINAFFAMTEVALISTNKIKLKKMADEGDNIAKKLVDISEDPSEFLSTIQIGITFANFIASAFAADGLSGYLADFIYNTLNIRVLSYEMMSTASLILITIILSYFTLVLGELVPKRIAMQKPMEVARFACIPVSVISTVVKPAVKFLSLSTNIVLKVLRIDTNEEEDSITEEEIRMMLEIGNTGGTINSDEKEWIDNVFDFSDSSVREIMTHKSEVVGIYTDDSLMEIEEKIHETGYSRYPVYGENDNDIKGILYAKDFFAEVYNCFAKEDDDLGVVVNKNELNIMDNLRKPYFIPDSMSSLLLFKNMQKNNTHIAIVINEYGENIGLITMEDLLEEIVGNIYDEYDECDDGDVKISETTWKIKGSTSLDDLSDKFDIDFPDDLDYDTISGLILAKIQRIPNDGEKFEIEAFGMKIKVEKVEARKIEEVIITIV; from the coding sequence ATGTATAAACAAATAATATTTCAGATAGTTTTAATAATGATAAACGCCTTCTTTGCAATGACAGAGGTTGCATTGATATCTACAAATAAAATTAAATTAAAGAAAATGGCTGATGAAGGGGACAATATTGCCAAGAAATTGGTTGATATATCAGAGGATCCATCAGAATTTTTATCTACAATACAGATAGGTATAACATTTGCAAACTTTATAGCAAGTGCATTTGCTGCGGATGGACTTTCTGGTTATTTAGCGGATTTTATATATAATACTCTAAATATAAGAGTGTTATCTTATGAAATGATGAGTACAGCATCATTGATTTTAATAACGATAATATTATCGTACTTTACACTTGTTTTAGGTGAACTTGTTCCAAAAAGAATAGCTATGCAGAAACCTATGGAAGTGGCGAGATTTGCCTGTATACCAGTATCTGTAATTTCTACAGTTGTAAAACCTGCTGTAAAATTCCTATCATTATCTACTAATATAGTACTAAAAGTATTAAGAATAGATACAAATGAAGAAGAGGATTCTATTACAGAAGAAGAAATAAGAATGATGCTTGAAATAGGGAACACAGGCGGTACAATAAATTCAGATGAAAAAGAGTGGATAGACAATGTATTTGATTTCTCTGATTCTAGTGTAAGAGAGATAATGACTCATAAATCAGAAGTAGTAGGTATTTACACAGATGATAGTTTGATGGAAATCGAAGAAAAAATCCACGAAACAGGTTATTCTAGATATCCTGTCTATGGAGAAAATGACAATGATATAAAAGGGATACTATATGCTAAAGACTTCTTTGCAGAAGTTTATAATTGTTTTGCAAAGGAAGATGATGATTTAGGAGTTGTTGTAAATAAAAATGAATTAAATATAATGGATAATCTAAGAAAACCGTACTTCATACCAGATAGTATGAGTTCATTGTTGCTATTTAAGAATATGCAGAAAAATAATACGCATATAGCCATAGTTATAAATGAATATGGTGAAAACATAGGTCTGATAACAATGGAGGACTTACTTGAAGAGATAGTCGGGAATATATATGACGAGTACGATGAATGTGATGACGGAGATGTGAAAATTTCTGAGACTACTTGGAAAATAAAGGGAAGTACTAGTTTAGATGATTTATCAGATAAGTTTGATATAGATTTTCCAGATGATTTAGATTACGATACAATTTCAGGATTGATTTTAGCAAAGATACAAAGAATACCTAATGACGGAGAGAAATTTGAAATAGAGGCATTTGGTATGAAAATCAAAGTTGAAAAAGTAGAAGCTAGAAAAATTGAAGAAGTGATAATAACAATAGTATAG
- a CDS encoding M24 family metallopeptidase yields the protein MKTQRLNAVLEQMKKDGIQQMIVSDPYSIFYLTGLMLHTGERLFALYLNVDGNHKLFVNELFPIEEDLGVEKVIFKDTDDSVKVVADRVDHNAVMGIDKNWPARFLLGLMEHGAGSKFVNGSYIIDRLRMCKDEEEKELMRKASAINDAAVERLQKEVKGDLTEKQLVTVLKGIYEDLGADGLSFDPIIGFAANGANPHGEPGDRYVKEGDAIILDLGCVKDHYCSDMTRTVFYKSVPEKGKEIFDIVLEANKRAISIVKPGVRFCDVDAAARDYITEKGYGEYFTHRTGHSIGLECHDMGDVSSVNTEELKPGMIFSVEPGIYLPGEFGVRIEDLILVTEDGYENLNKYNKELVVVGN from the coding sequence ATGAAAACTCAGAGATTAAATGCCGTTTTAGAACAGATGAAAAAAGACGGAATACAGCAGATGATAGTAAGTGATCCTTACTCAATATTCTACTTAACAGGATTAATGTTACACACAGGAGAAAGATTATTCGCTCTTTACCTAAATGTAGATGGTAACCACAAATTATTCGTAAATGAATTATTCCCAATAGAAGAAGACCTAGGAGTTGAAAAAGTTATCTTCAAAGATACTGACGATTCTGTAAAAGTTGTTGCTGACAGAGTTGACCACAACGCTGTTATGGGTATAGACAAAAACTGGCCAGCAAGATTCTTATTAGGATTAATGGAACACGGAGCTGGAAGCAAATTCGTTAACGGTTCTTACATAATAGACAGATTAAGAATGTGCAAAGACGAAGAAGAAAAAGAATTAATGAGAAAAGCTTCAGCTATAAATGATGCAGCTGTTGAAAGACTTCAGAAAGAAGTTAAAGGTGATTTAACTGAAAAACAGTTAGTTACAGTTCTTAAAGGAATATATGAAGATCTTGGAGCTGATGGATTATCATTCGATCCAATAATAGGATTCGCTGCTAATGGTGCTAACCCACACGGTGAACCAGGAGACAGATACGTTAAAGAAGGAGACGCTATAATACTTGACCTTGGTTGTGTTAAAGACCACTACTGCTCAGATATGACAAGAACAGTATTCTATAAATCAGTTCCTGAAAAAGGAAAAGAAATATTCGATATAGTTCTTGAAGCTAATAAGAGAGCAATAAGCATAGTTAAACCAGGTGTTAGATTCTGTGATGTAGACGCTGCTGCAAGAGACTACATAACTGAAAAAGGTTACGGAGAATACTTCACTCACAGAACTGGACATTCTATAGGTCTAGAATGCCACGATATGGGAGACGTTTCTTCTGTAAACACTGAAGAATTAAAACCAGGTATGATATTCTCAGTAGAACCAGGTATATATCTACCAGGAGAATTCGGAGTTAGAATAGAAGACCTTATATTAGTAACTGAAGACGGTTACGAAAACTTAAACAAATACAACAAAGAATTAGTTGTTGTTGGAAACTAA
- the ileS gene encoding isoleucine--tRNA ligase → MANFKPLVDTSVKDAEAKVFDYWQDIDILERTLEKGQNDPSFVFFEGPPTANGNPGIHHVVARTLKDWVCRYKTMSGYQVKRKAGWDTHGLPVEIQVEKELGLSDKQAIEDYGIAEFCDKCRDSVFSFEKQWRNMTERMAYEVDLDNPYITLDNNYIESVWWILNKFNKEGYMYEGHKILPYCPRCGTGLASHEVAQGYKEVKTNTLVAKFKKSGTENEYFLAWTTTPWTLPSNVSLTVNPEVTYVKVKPADVDEFYYLAEPLLEKVMKDREYEVVEKMTGKDLEYVEYEQLLDFVKPDKKAFFITCADYVTTEDGTGIVHTAPAFGEDDYNCGKKYGLPVLQPVDERGEFTATPWKGKFVMEEGLDVEIIKYLAKENKLFSKEKVAHNYPHCWRCQTPLVYYAKPSWYIEMTKLKDQLIANNNTVNWYPEFVGQGRFGNWLEELKDWAISRSRYWGTPLPMWRCECGNTESVGSRQELADMAVEEVDPATVELHRPYVDEIHLKCPKCGKPMTRVKDVIDCWFDSGSMPFAQHHYPFENKENFDQLFPADYICEGIDQTRGWFYSLLAISTFVMGKAPYKNVLVNDLVLDKDGKKMSKSRGNTVNPFELFDKYGADALRWYLLYVSPPWTPIRFDEEGLKEVQSKFVGTMKNVYNFFTLYANTDNINPGDFFVEYKDRSELDRWILSKFNNLKAEIEENLEIFEVNKTIRRIQEFINDDLSNWYIRRSRRRFWEPELTEDKKAVYNTTYELLTELCRVVAPFAPYLSEEMYRNLTGEESVHLASYPRCNKELLDEKLEEKMDLVKNLVTLGRASRENARIKVRQPLKEVLIDGKYESVIADLVDIIKEELNVKEVVFVKDLSEYMNYSLKPNFREVGSVLGKKVNTFGKALAALDAHDTVTKLENGEKVVVNLDGEDFEFGKDYVLVNISAKEGFNVSMQNNVFVLLDTELNEELVNEGFAREFISKVQQLRKAANFEVLDNIVIDYCSDDEVAKAVAEFEDYIKSETLALELNRVEDASLEQHNLNDHMTGIKVTRK, encoded by the coding sequence ATGGCGAACTTTAAACCATTAGTAGACACTTCTGTAAAAGACGCAGAAGCAAAAGTATTTGATTACTGGCAGGACATCGATATACTAGAAAGAACTTTAGAAAAAGGTCAGAACGATCCAAGTTTCGTATTCTTTGAAGGACCTCCAACAGCAAACGGAAATCCTGGTATACACCACGTTGTTGCCAGAACATTAAAAGACTGGGTATGTAGATATAAAACAATGTCTGGATACCAAGTAAAAAGAAAAGCTGGTTGGGATACTCATGGTCTTCCAGTAGAAATACAGGTAGAAAAAGAATTAGGATTATCAGATAAACAGGCTATAGAAGATTACGGTATAGCAGAATTCTGTGATAAATGTAGAGATTCAGTATTCTCTTTTGAAAAACAGTGGAGAAATATGACTGAAAGAATGGCTTATGAAGTTGACCTTGATAACCCATACATAACATTAGACAACAACTACATAGAATCTGTTTGGTGGATATTAAATAAATTCAACAAAGAAGGATATATGTATGAAGGACATAAAATACTTCCTTACTGCCCAAGATGTGGAACTGGTCTTGCATCACACGAAGTTGCACAGGGATACAAAGAAGTAAAAACTAACACATTAGTAGCTAAATTCAAAAAATCTGGAACTGAAAATGAATACTTCTTAGCATGGACAACTACTCCATGGACATTACCATCAAACGTATCATTAACAGTAAACCCAGAAGTTACTTATGTAAAAGTTAAACCAGCTGATGTAGATGAATTCTACTACTTAGCTGAACCATTACTAGAAAAAGTAATGAAAGATAGAGAATACGAAGTTGTTGAAAAAATGACTGGTAAAGACTTAGAATATGTTGAATACGAACAGTTATTAGACTTCGTAAAACCAGATAAAAAAGCATTCTTCATAACTTGCGCTGATTACGTAACTACTGAAGATGGTACAGGTATAGTACATACTGCTCCAGCATTTGGGGAAGACGACTACAACTGTGGTAAAAAATACGGCTTACCAGTACTTCAGCCAGTTGATGAAAGAGGAGAATTTACTGCAACTCCATGGAAAGGTAAATTCGTAATGGAAGAAGGACTAGATGTTGAAATAATAAAATATCTAGCTAAAGAAAATAAATTATTCAGCAAAGAAAAAGTTGCTCACAACTATCCTCACTGCTGGAGATGTCAGACTCCACTTGTTTACTACGCTAAACCAAGTTGGTATATAGAAATGACTAAATTAAAAGACCAGTTAATAGCTAATAACAACACTGTAAACTGGTATCCAGAATTCGTTGGTCAGGGAAGATTTGGTAACTGGCTAGAAGAATTAAAAGATTGGGCAATATCAAGAAGTAGATATTGGGGAACTCCTCTTCCAATGTGGAGATGTGAATGTGGAAATACAGAATCTGTAGGATCAAGACAGGAATTAGCTGATATGGCTGTTGAAGAAGTAGATCCAGCAACTGTAGAACTACACAGACCATACGTTGATGAAATACATCTAAAATGTCCAAAATGTGGTAAACCAATGACTAGAGTAAAAGACGTTATAGACTGTTGGTTCGACTCAGGATCAATGCCATTTGCTCAGCATCACTACCCATTTGAAAATAAAGAAAACTTTGATCAGTTATTCCCAGCAGATTACATCTGTGAAGGTATAGACCAGACAAGAGGATGGTTCTACTCATTATTAGCGATATCAACATTTGTAATGGGTAAAGCACCATACAAAAATGTATTAGTTAATGACCTTGTACTAGACAAAGACGGTAAGAAAATGTCTAAATCAAGAGGAAACACTGTTAACCCATTTGAATTATTCGATAAATACGGAGCCGATGCTTTAAGATGGTACTTATTATACGTATCTCCACCATGGACTCCAATAAGATTCGACGAAGAAGGATTAAAAGAAGTTCAGTCTAAATTCGTTGGAACAATGAAGAACGTATACAACTTCTTCACTCTATACGCTAACACTGACAATATAAATCCTGGTGATTTCTTCGTTGAATACAAAGATAGATCAGAATTAGATAGATGGATACTTTCTAAGTTCAACAACTTAAAAGCTGAAATAGAAGAAAACCTAGAAATATTCGAAGTTAACAAAACTATAAGAAGAATACAGGAATTCATAAATGACGATTTATCTAACTGGTATATAAGAAGATCTAGAAGAAGATTCTGGGAACCAGAATTAACTGAAGATAAAAAAGCAGTTTACAACACTACTTATGAATTATTAACTGAATTATGTAGAGTTGTAGCTCCATTTGCTCCTTACTTATCAGAAGAAATGTACAGAAACTTAACTGGAGAAGAATCAGTTCATCTAGCTTCTTATCCAAGATGCAACAAAGAGCTTCTTGATGAAAAACTAGAAGAAAAAATGGACTTAGTTAAAAACTTAGTTACTCTAGGAAGAGCTTCAAGAGAAAACGCTAGAATAAAAGTTCGTCAGCCATTAAAAGAAGTATTAATAGATGGAAAATACGAATCTGTTATAGCTGACTTAGTTGACATAATAAAAGAAGAATTAAACGTTAAAGAAGTTGTATTCGTTAAAGATTTAAGTGAATACATGAACTACAGCTTAAAACCTAACTTCAGAGAAGTTGGTTCAGTATTAGGTAAAAAAGTAAATACATTTGGTAAAGCTTTAGCAGCATTAGATGCTCACGATACTGTAACTAAACTTGAAAACGGTGAAAAAGTAGTAGTTAATCTTGATGGAGAAGACTTCGAATTCGGTAAAGATTATGTTCTTGTAAATATATCTGCTAAAGAAGGATTCAACGTATCTATGCAGAACAACGTATTCGTTCTTCTTGACACAGAATTAAACGAAGAACTAGTAAACGAAGGATTCGCAAGAGAATTCATATCTAAAGTACAGCAGTTAAGAAAGGCTGCAAACTTTGAAGTGCTAGATAACATAGTAATAGACTACTGCTCAGATGATGAAGTAGCTAAAGCAGTTGCTGAATTTGAAGATTACATCAAATCAGAAACTCTAGCTCTTGAATTAAACAGAGTAGAAGATGCTAGCTTAGAACAGCACAACTTAAACGACCATATGACAGGAATAAAAGTAACTAGAAAATAA
- a CDS encoding IS3 family transposase, which translates to MSKKQFSKEETLELSKNPFVKNVSCKSITYTNEFKIHFITEYNKGKNPTQIFKEAGFDTNIIGAKRIKCASERWRKSYKENGILGLDDSRVNNSGRPRKRKLTDKEIIDKKDAEIAYLKAELELVKKLDFEERQVMNNKLPSVKIFKLINDVINKYCLKKMIKHLCIVAGVSRSGFYNYLKNKNVISKQEEKDLEAKEIILKAYKFRGYKKGSRSIKMILKSKFNIIFNRKKIQRIMKKYGIKCPIRESNPAKRMGKARKEHHTVPNKLNREFKQGIPGKVLLTDITYMPYGNGKTAYLSTVKDSSTNEILSYHLSKNLKMDIVISTINNLMLSNSDKLHKDAFIHSDQGVHYTSTIFQNLLKKYNLGQSMSRKGNCWDNAPQESFFGHMKDEIDYKSCNTFEELKSLIDDYMDYYNNDRCQWNLKQLTPIQYRSQLLAA; encoded by the coding sequence ATGAGTAAAAAACAATTTAGTAAAGAAGAAACATTAGAGCTATCAAAAAATCCATTTGTAAAGAATGTAAGCTGTAAATCAATAACATATACAAATGAATTTAAAATACATTTCATAACAGAATACAATAAGGGAAAAAATCCAACACAGATATTTAAAGAAGCAGGTTTTGACACTAACATCATAGGTGCAAAACGTATTAAATGCGCTAGCGAGCGATGGAGAAAGTCATATAAAGAAAATGGTATTTTGGGACTAGATGATTCTAGAGTTAATAATTCTGGAAGACCAAGAAAAAGAAAATTAACAGATAAAGAGATAATAGATAAGAAGGATGCTGAAATAGCATATCTTAAAGCAGAGCTAGAACTAGTAAAAAAGCTAGACTTCGAAGAAAGGCAGGTGATGAATAATAAGCTACCTTCGGTGAAAATATTCAAATTAATTAATGATGTAATAAATAAATATTGTTTAAAAAAAATGATAAAACATCTATGTATTGTTGCAGGAGTATCTAGATCTGGATTTTATAACTATTTAAAAAACAAGAATGTAATAAGCAAACAAGAAGAAAAGGATTTAGAAGCAAAAGAAATAATTCTTAAAGCATATAAGTTCAGAGGATACAAAAAAGGTTCTCGTTCAATAAAAATGATTTTAAAAAGTAAATTTAATATAATATTTAACAGAAAAAAAATTCAAAGAATAATGAAAAAATATGGAATTAAATGTCCTATTCGCGAGTCAAATCCAGCTAAACGTATGGGAAAAGCAAGAAAAGAACATCACACAGTTCCTAATAAATTGAATAGAGAATTTAAACAAGGTATACCAGGAAAAGTACTTTTAACTGATATTACGTATATGCCGTACGGCAATGGGAAAACAGCATATTTATCAACTGTAAAAGATTCTTCTACGAATGAAATTTTATCGTATCATTTATCGAAGAATTTAAAAATGGATATTGTTATTTCAACTATTAACAATCTCATGTTATCAAATTCAGACAAATTACATAAAGATGCATTTATTCATTCTGATCAAGGAGTTCATTATACAAGTACTATTTTTCAGAACTTGTTAAAAAAATATAATTTAGGTCAATCTATGTCTAGAAAAGGTAATTGTTGGGACAATGCTCCGCAGGAGTCATTCTTTGGTCATATGAAAGATGAAATAGATTATAAAAGTTGCAATACATTTGAAGAGTTAAAAAGTTTAATAGATGATTATATGGATTATTATAATAATGATCGTTGTCAGTGGAATTTAAAACAGCTGACTCCTATTCAATATAGAAGTCAGCTGCTTGCTGCTTAA
- a CDS encoding TetR/AcrR family transcriptional regulator — protein MKSVNNTKQLIIDAAIKLITKQGVKNTSLADIARHANISKGTLYYYYASKDDIIAEIADVHLNIINEAVLMCVRNIQGIDDLDLVKILLDNISTISSTGRIHMYLICEAITENEALRNQFKEKYREWRLALKDSLVENLSDEFKDKADAISFLLISIVDGLVMQSILKAEPIPFGDISECLVSIWK, from the coding sequence ATGAAGTCAGTAAACAATACAAAACAACTAATTATAGATGCTGCTATTAAGCTTATTACAAAGCAAGGTGTTAAAAATACAAGTCTTGCTGATATCGCTCGTCACGCAAATATAAGTAAAGGTACTCTTTATTACTATTATGCGTCAAAAGACGATATTATAGCTGAAATAGCCGATGTACATTTGAATATCATAAATGAAGCTGTTCTAATGTGCGTAAGAAATATTCAGGGAATAGACGATTTAGATCTAGTAAAAATACTTTTAGATAATATCTCTACTATTTCTTCAACAGGAAGAATACACATGTATTTGATATGTGAAGCAATAACTGAAAATGAAGCTCTTAGAAATCAATTCAAGGAAAAATACAGAGAATGGAGACTTGCTCTAAAGGATTCACTTGTAGAAAATCTTTCTGATGAGTTTAAAGATAAGGCAGATGCAATCTCATTCTTGCTTATTTCAATAGTAGATGGACTTGTAATGCAGAGTATCTTGAAAGCTGAACCAATACCATTTGGTGACATATCTGAGTGCCTAGTATCTATCTGGAAATAA